tTGATTTGTTTGGCTAAGGAACACACCCTCACCTGTCTAGCTGGTGGTGCAGGTGATGGTACAGCTGTCAGTGACCCTTTCTCCTCTATaggtctctttctctcctccaccAACCCGTTGACGGCTGGGGCCGCAGCTGCCATCTTGGGACGCGGTGGTGTTTGGCCTACAGCTCCCATGATGCTCTTCACCTCCCCCTTGGTGACCTTTGACTCGAAGAGAGCCTTCAGGGCTCCGATCCCCCCGGCCGGGTCGGCTCTGGGAGAGGGGCCAGGGAGACTGGACATGGACTTACTGCGGGAGAGACTGGTCGACCTCTGGGACTTCTCCCTTGACAGGCTGGTCGACCTCTGGGACTTCTCCCTTGACAGGCTGGTCGACCTCTGGGACTTCTCCCTTGACAGGCTGGTCGACCTCTGGGACTTCTCCCCTGACAGGCTGGTCGACCTCTGGGACTTCTCCCTTGACAGGCTGGTCAACCCGCAGGTCTTCTCCCTCACTTCAGACACACTGGGCTGGATCCTGGTCTTCTCTCCATTGTTTCTCATCAGGGACTCCAGCTTTGTTTTCTCACTGACGGATGAGAAGGAGGACTGATGCTGGGTTCTCTGGTGGAAAAATAATCAGAAGAAGACAGATGGACAGATAAGTGTCTATCCTGAGGAAGTCGACAATCAGACATCGATGACATGAAATATGGTGTGATGTTTCACCTCAGTCCTGTGCTCCACATGGTTCGGAGTGGGGACCTCCACTGAAGGGCTGGCTTGGTATCTGTTATGTGAACAAGACAAATCCCTCATCAATACTCTGTAAGCTAATTCACCAAAACAAACATTGCAATGCTCAAGCAATTCGGAGTGAGATTAAGTTTACCCCGGACAGTGATATATCAGTTTAGCTTTTCCATCAGCTACTGGTTAAGGCTAGGATTTAAGAAAAGTCAGCTGATCCTAGATATGTACCTATGGAGGTTGTCATTGAGCCAGAGAGTTAAAAGCGGGGTCAGAGACAATTTACATTTTAAGTCAGTCAATTCAGtaagtgattaaaaaaaaaaaaaaaaggtaaaagGTTTTTAAATGAATAGTTTCTCCTCTTCGGTTTATTGTAAAgtcattgaaaataaaatacatgttttcattgtaatttcagtttacttcctgaattgactgacttcAGTTGGAATGGACTCAACCTGGTGCCTGTGGAGCTTGTAATTGAGTTAGTGGTTAAATGGTAAAGGTCATGGTTCCTCTCACCTGGTCTGAGATACGGAGGAGATGGACTTCATCCTGTCCCTAAACCCCGCCTCCGCCCAGGTGGGCTTGTCTCCGTCAGCCGTAGAGACGCTCCGTAGAGATTGAGCACGCCTCAGAACACTCCTCCCCTCCATTGCCGATGATGATGTCACAGCACCCCTTAATGATGTCACAGCACCcctcaaaacacaggacaccaaaCCTCAACACCTGATTGACATGGAATAGTCAGCTGTCGAAGATAGCACGCCTTGTTGAGGGGGGACAGAGTCTCACATGAGAGGAATCAGTCTCCATCCACCAGAGCAGTGAGAATACGATACACTACAGGATTTTCTAACTCTACTGGGATCTTGTTACTATTGATGTGCAACGTAACCCACAAAGACCAAACAACGGCTCTCCGCTTTACTTCATTTGGAATGATTAAGGGACCGGCGCATTCAGACACCCAGCAGAGTTCAGCAGTGGAGTGAAACCCTTCCAGTCATCGAAACAGATCAAAATGCAGATAGTTGTTTGTCCATTGATTCAACAAGGATTTGTTATTGTACATCACATTACTCAAAATCAGACAATTATTATCAATCTACCCGTTTACCTTTAGTGAAGTCTGCAGGTCGTCTCTCCTTGTCACGGTCAGAGGAGCGTCGAGCTTATCACAAGACTCACGTTACGTACTGCTTCAGACCAGTGTCTCGGACCAAAGTCCTCTTTCCTTCCTTATTACACCTGACTACACAGAATCTGATCTGAGAATGTTTATAGATATACGTTTACAGCACAGATGTGATCTCTGCAGTCCAAATAAAAGCTACACCAGGGCTTCCTCTTTTTATGACAATCATTTCACCTTAATACATGTACTATCATGGACTATAGTATTTTGTGTCAAAAGTAGAGTTGTGGAGACTGTGGCTCAAATGAGAGGTGTTTAAGCACACATTGGGACACTGTCCTGTACAGTTCCAGAGATTTACTGGGGTAGGGTGACCAGGACGGTTGAAGAGGCAGTTCCAGAGATTTACTGGGGTAGGGTGACCAGGACGGTTGAAGAGGCAGTTCCAGAGATTTACTGGGGTAGGGTGACCAGGACGGTTGAAGAGGCAGTTCCAGAGATTTACTGGGGTAGGGTGACCAGGACGGTTGAAGAGGCAGTTCCAGAGATTTACTGGGGTAGGGTGACCAGGACGGTTGAAGAGGCAGTTCCAGAGATTTACTGGGGTAGGGTGACCAGGACGGTTGAGGAGGCAGTTCCAGAGATTTACTGGGGTAGGGGTGACCAGGACGGTTGAAGAGGCAGTTCCAGAGATTTACTGGGGTAGGGTGACCAGGACGGTTGAAGAGGCAGTTCCAGAGATTTACTGGGGTAGGGTGACCAGGACGGTTGAGGAGGTAGTTCCAGAGATTTACTGGGGTAGGGTGACCAGGACGGTTGAAGAGGCAGTTCCAGAGATTTACTGGGGTAGGGTGACCAGGACGGTTGAAGAGGCAGTTCCAGAGATTTACTGGGGTAGGGTGACCAGGACGGTTGGAGAGGCAGTTCCAGAGATTTACTGGGGTAGGGTGACCAGGACGGTTGAAGAGGCAGTTCCAGAGATTTACTGGGGTAGGGTGACCAGGACGGCTGAAGAGGCAGTTCCAGAGATTTACTGGGGTAGGGTGACCAGGACGGTTGAAGAGGCAGTTCCAGAGATTTACTGGGGTAGGGTGACCAGGACGGTTGAAGAGGCAGTTCCGTGTCACGGCCTTggacccttctctctcttttctgaaGGAGAAGGTATGAATGAGGTTAGCTTTAAATGTGCTCTCTGTCATACTATCTCACTCTAACCCTTTGGCCCTATGTCCTGAGGACAGTACTAATTAACCTTCTAGTTATTATATGGAATGGAACTACAGGGCAGAACAGTGACCCTACAGAGTAATGGTTAATCTGGTGTCACAACAAACACATCTGACTTCACATTATTACTGCCGGGTTATTTCCTGCTGGGAGAGTTGTGTAGTTAGTCTCTGTAGCTACCACTCCTATGGTGTAGACTCTAGTCTCTGTAGCTACCACTCCTATGGTATAGACTCTAGTCTCTGTAGCTACCACTCCTATGGTATAGACTCTAGTCTCTGTAGCTACCACTCCTATGGTGTAGACTCTAGTCTCTGTAGCTACCACTCTATTATAGACTCTAGTCTCTGTAGCTACCACTCCAATGGTGTAGACTCTAGTCTCTGTAGCTGCCACTCCTATGGTGTAGACTCTAGTCGCTGTAGCTACCACTCCTATGGTGTAGACTCTAGTCTCTGTAGCTACCACTCCTATGGTGTAGACTCTAGTCTCTGTAGCTACCACTCCAATGGTGTAGACTCTAGTCGCTGTAGCTACCACTCCTATGGTGTAGACTCTAGTCTCTGTAGCTACCACTCCTATGGTGTAGACTCTAGTCTCTGTAGCTACCACTCCAATGGTGTAGACTCTAGTCTCTGTAGCTACCACTCCTATGGTGTAGACTCTAGTCTATGTAGCTACCACTCCAATGGTGTAGACTCTAGTCTCTGTAGCTACCGCTCCTATGGTATAGACTCTAGTCGCTGTAGCTACCACTCCTATGGTATAGACTCTAGTCTCTGTAGCTGCCACTCCTATGGTGTAGACTCTAGTCTCTGTAGCTACCACTCTATTATAGACTCTAGTCTCTGTAGCTACCACTCCTATGGTATAGACTCTAGTCGCTGTAGCTACCACTCCTATGGTATAGACTCTAGTCTCTGTAGCTGCCACTCCTATGGTATAGACTCTAGTCTCTGTAGCTACCACTCCTATGGTATAGACTCTAGTCTCTGTAGCTACCACTCTATTATAGACTCTAGTCTCTGTAGCTACCACTCCTATGGTGTAGACTCTAGTCTCTGTAGCTACCACTCCTATGGTGTAGACTCTAGTCTCTGTAGCTACCACTCCTATGGTGTAGACTCTAGTCTCTGTAGCTACCACTCCTATGGTGTAGACTCTAGTCTCTGTAGCTACCACTCTATTATAGACTCTAGTCTATGTAGCTACCACTCCAATGGTGTAGACTCTAGTCTCTGTAGCTACCGCTCCTATGGTATAGACTCTAGTCGCTGTAGCTACCACTCCTATGGTATAGACTCTAGTCTCTGTAGCTACCACTCCTATGGTGTAGACTCTAGTCTCTGTAGCTACCACTCCTATGGTGTAGACTCTAGTCTCTGTAGCTACCACTCCTATGGTATAGACTCTAGTCTCTGTAGCTACCACTCCTATGGTGTAGACTCTAGTCTCTGTAGCTACCACTCCTATGGTGTAGACTCTAGTCTCTGTAGCTACCACTCCTATGGTGTAGGGTCTAGTCTCTGTAGCTACCACTCCTATGGTGTAGACTCTAGTCTCTGTAGCTACCACTCCTATGGTATAGACTCTAGTCTCTGTAGCTACCACTCCTATGGTATAGACTCTAGTCTCTGTAGCTACCACTCTATTATAGACTCTAGTCTCTGTAGCTACCACTCCTATGGTATAGACTCTAGTCTCTGTAGCTACCACTCCTATGGTATAGACTCTAGTCTCTGTAGCTACCACTCTATTATAGACTCTAGTCTCTGTAGCTACCACTCCTATGGTATAGACTCTAGTCTCTGTAGCTACCACTCTATTATAGACTCTAGTCTCTGTAGCTACCACTCCTATGGTATAGACTCTAGTCTCTGTAGCTACCACTCTATTATAGACTCTAGTCTCTCTAGCTACCACTCCTATGGTATAGACTCTAGTCTCTGTAGCTACCACTCTATTATAGACTCTAGTCTCTGTAGCTACCACTCCTATGGTGTAGACTCTAGTCTCTGTAGCTACCACTCCTATGGTGTAGACTCTAGTCTCTGTAGCTACCACTCTATTATAGACTCTAGTGTCTGTAGCTACCACTCCTATGGTGTAGACTCTAGTCTCTGTAGCTACCACTCCTATGGTATAGACTCTAGTCTCTGTAGCTACCACTCTATTATAGACTCTAGTCTCTGTAGCTACCACTCCTATGGTATAGACTCTAGTCTCTGTAGCTACCACTCCTATGGTGTAGACTCTAGTCTCTGTAGCTACCACTCCTATGGTGTAGACTCTAGTCTCTGTAGCTACCACTCCTATGGTGTAGACTCTAGTCTCTGTAGCTACCACTCTATTATAGACTCTAGTCTCTGTAGCTACCACTCCAATGGTGTAGACTCTAGTCTCTGTAGCTACCGCTCCTATGGTATAGACTCTAGTCGCTGTAGCTACCACTCCTATGGTGTAGACTCTAGTCTCTGTAGCTACCACTCCTATGGTGTAGACTCTAGTCTCTGTAGCTACCACTCTATTATAGACTCTAGTCTCTGTAGCTACCACTCCAATGGTGTAGACTCTAGTCGCTGTAGCTACCACTCCTATGGTATAGACTCTAGTCTCTGTAGCTACCACTCCTATGGTGTAGACTCTAGTCTCTGTAGCTACCACTCCTATGGTGTAGACTCTAGTCTCTGTAGCTACCACTCCTATGGTATAGACTCTAGTCTCTGTAGCTACCACTCCTATGGTGTAGACTCTAGTCTCTGTAGCTACCACTCTATTATAGACTCTAGTCTCTGTAGCTACCACTCTATTATAGACTCTAGTCTCTGTAGCTACCACTCCTATGGTGTAGACTCTAGTCTCTGTAGCTACCACTCCTATGGTGTAGACTCTAGTCTCTGTAGCTACCACTCCTATGGTGTAGACTCTAGTCTCTGTAGCTACCACTCTATTATAGACTCTAGTCTCTGTAGCTACCACTCCAATGGTGTAGACTCTAGTCTCTGTAGCTACCACTCCTATGGTGTAGACTCTAGTCTCTGTAGCTACCACTCCTATGGTATAGACTCTAGTCTCTGTAGCTACCACTCTATTATAGACTCTAGTCTCTGTAGCTACCACTCCTATGGTATAGACTCTAGTCTCTGTAGCTACCACTCCTATGGTGTAGACTCTAGTCTCTGTATCTACCACTCCTATGCTGTAGACTCTAGTCTCTGTAGCTACCACTCCTATGGTGTAGACTCTAGTCTCTGTAGCTGCCACTTGTACAGAAAATGGTGTACTGTGCAATATGTATGAAAAAAATTGGATTTAAGCTGATAGGGTAGGCAACAATACATCtgctgacgggccgcccccaggtggtaagggtaggtaacaacacatctgctacgctgatcctcaacatggggccccctcaggggtgcgtgcttagtcccctcctgtactccctgttcacccatgactgcatggccaggcacgactccaacaccatcctcaagtttgccaacgacacaacagtggtaggcctgatcaccaacaacgatgagacagcctatagggaggaggtcagagacctggccgtgaagtgccaggacaacaacctctccctcaatgtgatcaagacaaaggagatgatcgtggactacaggaaaaggaggaccgagcacacccccattctcattgacgagtctgtagtggagcaggttgagagcttcaagttccttggtgtccacatcaccaacaaattatcatggtccaaacacaccaagacagtcgtgaagagggcatgacaatgcctaggagactgaaaagatttggcatgggttctcagatcctcaaaaatgtatacagctgcaccatcgagagcatcctgactggttgcatcaccgcctggtatggcaactgctcggcctccgaccgcaaggcgctacagagggtagtgcgtatggccctgtacatcactgaggccaagcttcctaagacttaagactgctgaacagctaatcaaatggctacccggactatttgcattgacccccccctttttttttttacgctgcagctactcgctgtttattatctatgcatagtcacattacccctacctacatgtacagtactagtcaacagtttggacacaccttctcattcaagggtttttctttattttttttactattttctacattgtagaataatagtgaagacatcaaaactatgaaataacacatttggaatcatgtagcaagCAAAaattgtgttaaacaaatcaaaatatattttagccaccctttgccttgatgacagctttgcacactcttggcattctctcaaccagcttcacctggaatgcttttccaacagtcttgaaggagttcccacatatgctgaacacttgttggctgcttttccttcactctgcggtccgactcatcccaaaccatctcaattgggttgaggtcggggggttgtggaggccaggtcatctgatgcagcactccatcactctccttcttggtaaaatagcccttacacagcctggaggtgtgttgggtcattgtcctgttgaaaaacaaatgatggtcccactaagcgcaaaccagatgggatgggtatcgctgcagaatgctgtggtagccatgctggttaagtgtcccttgaattctaaataaatcacagacagtgtcaccagcaaagcacccccacaccataacacctcctcctccatgctttacggtgggaactacacatgcagagatcatccgttcacccacaccgcgtctcacaaagacacggaggttggaaccaaaaatctcaaatttggactccataacaaaggacacatttccaccagtctaatgtccattgctcgtgtttcttggtccaagcaagtcttcttattattgttgtcctttagtagtgatttctttgcatgaatttgaccatgaaggcctgattcacacagtttcctcagttgatgttgagatgtgtctgtgacttgaactctgtgaagcatttatttgggctgcaatttctgaggctggtaactctaatgaacttatcctctgtagcggaggtaactctgggtcttccattcctgttgcggtcctcatgagagccagtttcatcatagcgactgcacttgaagaaactttcaaagttcttgagattttctggattgactgaccttcatgtcttaaagtaatgatggaatgtcgtttctctttgcttatttgagctgttcttgacataatatggacttggtcttttaccaattagggctatcttctgtatacccctcctaccttgtcacaacacaactgattagctcaaacgcattaagaaggaaagaaattccacaaattaacgtttaacaaagcacacctgccaagagaagctggttgagagaatgccaagagtgtgcaaagatgtcatcaaggcaaagggtggctattgaagaatctcaaatataaaatatattttgatttgtttaacacttttttggttactacatgattctatatgtgttatttcatagttttgatgtcttcactattattctacaatgtaagaaatagtaaaaataaagaaaaacccttgaatgagtaggtgtgtccaaacttttgactggtagtgtacatattacctcaattaccttgactaacatgtaccaccccgcacattgactcggtaccggtaccccctgtatatagcctcgctattgttattttattgttgctcttttatcttttaactttagtttatttagtaaatatttttcttaagtcttatttttcttaaaactgtattgttggttaagggcttgtaagtacgcATTTCTCATCCACTCATCCCCTTAGTCTCATCCACTCATCCCCTTACAGTCTCATCCACTCATCCCCTTAGTCTCATCCACTCATCCCATTACAGTCTCATCCACTCATCCCCTTACAGTCTCATCCACTCATCCCCTTACAGTCTCATCCACTCATCCCCTTAGTCTCATCCACTCATCCCATTACAGTCTCATCCACTCATCCCATTACAGTCTCATCCACTCATCCCATTACGGTCTCATCCACTCATCCCATTACGGTCTCATCCACTCATCCCCTTAGTCTCATCCACTCATCCCATTAAAGTCTCATCCACTCATCCCCTTAGTCTCATCCACTCATCCCATTAAAGTATCATCCACTCATCCCCTTACAGTCTCATCCACTCATCACCTTAGTCTCATCCACTCATCCCATTACAGTCTCATCCACTCATCCCCTTAGTCTCATCCACTCATCCCATTACAGTCTCATCCACTCATCCCATTACAGTCTCATCCAATCATCCCCTTAGTCTCATCCACTCATCCCATTAACGTCTCATCCACTCATCCCCTTACAGTCTCATCCACTCATCCCCTTAGTCTCATCCACTCATCCCCTTACAGTCTCATCCACTCATCCCCTTAGTCTCATCCACTCATCCCCTTACAGTCTCATCCACTCATCCCCTTACAGTCTCATCCACTCACCCCCTTAGTCTCATCCACTCATCCCATTCCAGGACCCACTCACCCCCAGTAGACCCTCACCCCCAGTAGACCCTCACCCCCAGTAGACCCTCACCCCCAGTAGACCCTCACCCCCAGTAGACCCTCACCCCCAGTAGACCCTCACCAGCCATTATACTTCCATTGAACTTACAAGGTAATGCAAACCAACCACAGTACATAAGTGGCAGTCTTTCTTCAAATGGATGTACAATGTATATATCCACAGTTTTTATTGGTACATTAAGAGAGGAGGTGGAGCTTCAAACGCCTCAAAGACCTACTTTGctttatgtttaaaaaaaattataatgtaaaTGTCTGCTCAGCCCACATGACCACATGCTTtatatatgtaatgtatacaaTAACTATGTATTTATACTATGATCCTCCCATTCTATGGAATGCCCACCGCCCTCATATGtcatgtctgctaaaatgttttacTTGGTTCTTCAATGACAGACGGAACAGACAAGGTTAACTTTGATTCTATACAAGTAAAGAACAAACTAATCCAACTTATCACATGGAATGTCCACGGGCTCCATGATGGGGGAAAGAAGCATATGGTTCTGGAATGTCCACAGGCTCCATGATGGGGGAAAGAAGCATATGGTTCTGGAATGTCCACAGGCTCCATGATGGGGGAAAGAAGCATATGGTTCTGGAATGTCCACAGGCTCCATGATGGGGGAAAGAAGCATA
This sequence is a window from Coregonus clupeaformis isolate EN_2021a chromosome 7, ASM2061545v1, whole genome shotgun sequence. Protein-coding genes within it:
- the LOC121569951 gene encoding LIM domain-containing protein isoform X1 encodes the protein MEGRSVLRRAQSLRSVSTADGDKPTWAEAGFRDRMKSISSVSQTRYQASPSVEVPTPNHVEHRTERTQHQSSFSSVSEKTKLESLMRNNGEKTRIQPSVSEVREKTCGLTSLSREKSQRSTSLSGEKSQRSTSLSREKSQRSTSLSREKSQRSTSLSREKSQRSTSLSRSKSMSSLPGPSPRADPAGGIGALKALFESKVTKGEVKSIMGAVGQTPPRPKMAAAAPAVNGLVEERKRPIEEKGSLTAVPSPAPPARQVGSMTRSERRKTISGVNLDKISTASQDDDKRKSISDLRDGSSSSSSNPARDKPDASVSVRAISALYLSKVAAAESTAQDLSSPTKRGGKPSKFQPCKQDVCSSCLKPVYPMEKMTADKFIFHKNCFCCKHCQKKLSMHSYAPLYGEFYCVFHYQQLFRRKGNYDEGFGHTQHKDRWLQRTNETPGSNGTDVI
- the LOC121569951 gene encoding LIM domain-containing protein isoform X2 — translated: MEGRSVLRRAQSLRSVSTADGDKPTWAEAGFRDRMKSISSVSQTRYQASPSVEVPTPNHVEHRTERTQHQSSFSSVSEKTKLESLMRNNGEKTRIQPSVSEVREKTCGLTSLSREKSQRSTSLSGEKSQRSTSLSREKSQRSTSLSREKSQRSTSLSRSKSMSSLPGPSPRADPAGGIGALKALFESKVTKGEVKSIMGAVGQTPPRPKMAAAAPAVNGLVEERKRPIEEKGSLTAVPSPAPPARQVGSMTRSERRKTISGVNLDKISTASQDDDKRKSISDLRDGSSSSSSNPARDKPDASVSVRAISALYLSKVAAAESTAQDLSSPTKRGGKPSKFQPCKQDVCSSCLKPVYPMEKMTADKFIFHKNCFCCKHCQKKLSMHSYAPLYGEFYCVFHYQQLFRRKGNYDEGFGHTQHKDRWLQRTNETPGSNGTDVI